From the genome of Nicotiana sylvestris chromosome 2, ASM39365v2, whole genome shotgun sequence, one region includes:
- the LOC138884885 gene encoding uncharacterized protein, with product MEIFAKAYDVKVWRVIKKGNYPLPDATPPLDDSEDIDSYTKEQMEVVQVNNKARNLLHNSISGEEYEKISSYDTTKEMWDKFEVTYEGASKVKETHINMFVHDYKLFSMKERESIEEIFARFSKIISDLKAFGKPYTSCDQVRKILRSLPTTWQTKVVTLESQDLNKLSYDELRGELIAFEKTYLRKTSQEEKQKIVTFKASTEIAENKIDDDPEALQEEIAMLSRNMDGLMRRFRNTKKGRILLRGSRQYNEQDKNDGKYYECGRFGHIQAECPELKRKISRGFKKNKSFRSWSDEENLEHEEIENLCFMTILENEMNKSSGCWKDEDTSDDEGKDENENCFMARGETSERLKTGNSNMKYVKLKKKYFKNSLKNCKCNLANLLVTVLSGQTRRLTSQLEKDQPEQSSLVLTLMKDLNVGQKLCVITVTKVGTNILFVAFVKQIF from the exons ATGGAGATCTTTGCCAAGGCTTATGATGTTAAAGTTTGGAGAGTCATCAAAAAAGGGAACTATCCCTTACCAGATGCTACTCCACCACTTGATGATTCTGAAGATATAGATTCATATACAAAAGAGCAAATGGAAGTGGTACAAGTTAACAATAAAGCGAGAAATTTGCTTCACAATTCTATAAGTGGTGAAGAATACGAGAAAATCTCTAGCTATGACACAACCAAAGAAATGTGGGACAAGTTTGAGGTTACATACGAAGGAGCCAGCAAAGTAAAGGAAACACATATCAACATGTTTGTTCATGATTACAAACTCTTTTCAATGAAAGAAAGAGAATCTATTGAAGAGATATTTGCCAGGttcagcaaaataattagcgATCTAAAGGCATTTGGCAAGCCATATACTAGTTGTGATCAAGTCAGAAAAATTCTCAGAAGCCTGCCAACCACTTGGCAGACCAAAGTAGTCACACTTGAATCTCAGGATCTAAACAAATTATCATATGATGAACTACGAGGAGAACTCATAGCTTTTGAAAAGACGTATCTCAGGAAGACTAgtcaagaagaaaaacaaaaaatagtCACATTCAAGGCTTCAACTGAAATAGCTGAAAACAAAATTGATGATGATCCTGAAGCTCTACAAGAAGAGATTGCTATGCTATCAAGAAACATGGATGGCTTAATGAGAAGATTCAGaaatacaaagaaaggaagaattcTGCTAAGAGGATCCAGGCAATACAATGAACAGGACAAGAATGATGGAAAATACTATGAGTGTGGAAGATTTGGACACATTCAAGCTGAGTGCCcagaactaaaaagaaaaatttctagAGGCTTCAAGAAGAATAAATCTTTTAGAAGCTGGAGTGATGAAGAAAATTTAGAACACGAAGAGATAGAAAATCTTTGCTTCATGACGATTCTGGAAAATGAAATGAACAAATCCTCAGGATGCTGGAAAGATGAGGACACTTCAGATGACGAAGGCAAAGATGAAAATGAAAACTGTTTCATGGCACGAGGTGAAACAAGTGAG AGGTTAAAGACTGGAAACTCAAACATGAAgtatgtgaaattgaaaaagaagtacTTCAAGAATAGTTTGAAGAATTGCAAATGCAACTTAGCAAATCTACTAGTCACAGTTCTATCAGGTCAAACCAGGCGACTTACAAGTCAACTGGAAAAGGACCAGCCAGAACAAAGTTCACTAGTACTAACACTAATGAAAGACCTAAATGTGGGTCAGAAGTTATGTGTCATTACTGTAACAAAAGTGGGCACAAATATTCTTTTTGTCGCTTTCGTGAAGCAAATATTTTAG
- the LOC104210611 gene encoding GDSL esterase/lipase At5g45670-like produces MAYCVKIWFTIAITFLVLNLKTLVEGAPQVPCYFIFGDSLLDNGNNNDLDTAAKANYAPYGVDFRDGPTGRFTNGRNTADFLAELLDFDHYIPPFASAEGSEILEGVNYASGSAGIRNDSGSHLGDRIYLGRQLENHKVTISRVADLLGNTAAAKKHLNKCLFIVGIGSNDYINNYLMPETYPSSHLYTPSQYATALIEQYSQHLRTLYEDGARKVALFGLGRIGCIPDELQKHNTRRCVSSTNDAIQLFNSNLKSLVDNLNTNFPDAKFTYINMYSISSIIDTFSVLNRPCCEVSETMPEGQCVPGETPCLLRGIYFFYDNFHPTETANMIATNRAYNSLLSSDAYPMDIRHLVRNKNVYDE; encoded by the exons ATGGCTTATTGTGTTAAGATATGGTTCACAATAGCAATAACATTCTTAGTCTTGAACTTAAAAACACTTGTTGAAGGTGCACCACAAGTACCTTGCTACTTCATCTTTGGAGACTCGTTACTTGATAATGGAAATAACAACGATCTTGACACAGCAGCAAAGGCTAATTACGCACCTTATGGGGTTGACTTTCGTGATGGCCCTACTGGCCGATTCACCAATGGCCGCAATACGGCAGACTTCCTAG CGGAACTCCTGGATTTTGATCACTACATTCCACCTTTTGCAAGTGCAGAAGGTAGTGAGATCTTGGAAGGTGTTAATTATGCATCTGGTTCAGCTGGAATTCGCAATGACAGCGGAAGTCATCTT gGTGATCGGATTTACTTGGGCAGGCAATTGGAGAATCATAAAGTCACAATTTCCCGTGTTGCTGATTTACTAGGGAATACAGCCGCAGCAAAAAAGCACTTGAATAAGTGCCTCTTTATTGTGGGAATAGGGAGCAATGACTATATTAACAACTACTTGATGCCCGAAACCTATCCCTCAAGTCATTTGTACACACCAAGCCAATATGCAACTGCCTTGattgaacaatattcacaacatCTGAGG ACTTTATATGAAGATGGTGCAAGGAAAGTTGCTCTATTTGGATTAGGCCGAATAGGTTGCATCCCAGACGAGTTGCAAAAACACAATACACGTAGATGTGTGAGTTCAACAAATGATGCAATTCAACTATTCAACAGCAACCTAAAGTCTCTTGTAGATAATCTTAACACCAATTTTCCAGACGCAAAATTCACATATATAAACATGTACAGCATTTCATCAATCATTG ATACCTTTAGTGTGTTGAATCGTCCATGCTGTGAAGTTTCGGAAACCATGCCTGAAGGGCAATGCGTTCCAGGAGAAACTCCATGTTTGCTTAGGGGAATATATTTTTTCTATGATAATTTTCATCCCACAGAGACTGCCAATATGATCGCGACCAACAGAGCTTATAATTCTCTTCTATCGTCTGATGCCTATCCTATGGATATCCGTCACTTGGTCAGGAACAAAAATGTGTATGATGAGTAA